Proteins encoded within one genomic window of Ranitomeya variabilis isolate aRanVar5 chromosome 4, aRanVar5.hap1, whole genome shotgun sequence:
- the LOC143768450 gene encoding uncharacterized protein LOC143768450 codes for MDAILRLVCLAFFMATYSSCLGMLRKHCDTIEHEYFDTFSTRTSFKFLGFDQLNFSLAAVCKFHNTSIEDLEEVPVTSDWLYLQIFNVSIKPQALSNLTNLMYIYIFGDFVMSPEVFLRLQKLSVLWIQQTQQPFIDELDLRGLYMLQELKLRGFPFSSLNKSIFDNLHQLKHLILDHKDIETLSSVTQYLPKLENLQGLSLFSESLIALRETDCLMNENHIGNTSFMHFNISYLNIDGKQISTLENNSLCNFPKLSFFKPDISYSLVTALKNSGIQVVDSFSFSNSAFPDFNICMYASLFKIRELQLAQNRIKFINTSKGSCNLLRILDLSYNSVKNVTASQMKKFKKLKELNLSNNIIIAIEICSENVSMELVHLNLSFNYLASLTKDEFQCLKKLKSLSLNDNKIQTIGKYSFRGLKTLEVLHLKSNHFYSLTEFAFSGLFSLKQLTLNENFVETISDWAFKDLRNLEEIAIDFKDMVSMSWSQNMESLKKMSLKTLDTMLTIESEYFNIFNDFESLSIDSHHVFIDKCDEFPFYKVKELYLTNIYSLLCYDAKFEIALGKFTNLDKIYLIANVRSKSNTDIFNSNLQNLTKLSFFHFENTNELYDFPALNVQKLFLGLKNLQILHLVNSGIEDYRSNVLFRDLKSVRLLMMENERIYGFPDNVLADMISLKYVFLPDTSFFCKCEFAWLGQWVKSETQVLFLDFYDQHCFVNTQIQYPYLISFLEQNCNTELGFIAFLVTLVSTLIFICISVFYESIWWYILYMFYTIKCWLSNRHRKRGHYEYDVFVSYNGHNEQWVTEQLLHNLEQIGPPFFKVCIHNRDFEIGRDIVENIVDSIYNSRWTICVITRSYLQSNWCSLEIRMATYRLVAESKDSLILVILDDIPREELQYYQKLTKILDKKTYLKWPEDADGQQLFWARLRKVIAGHTKDCQKP; via the coding sequence ATGGATGCTATTCTTCGTCTGGTGTGCTTAGCCTTCTTCATGGCTACCTATTCTTCATGTCTTGGTATGCTAAGGAAGCACTGTGACACTATAGAGCATGAATATTTTGATACTTTCAGTACAAGAACGTCTTTCAAATTTCTCGGATTTGACCAACTAAACTTCAGCCTTGCAGCAGTCTGTAAGTTCCATAACACCTCCATAGAAGACTTAGAAGAAGTTCCTGTGACTTCAGACTGGCTTTATCTGCAGATATTTAATGTCAGCATTAAGCCACAAGCTCTTTCCAATCTTACAAACCTAATGTATATCTATATATTTGGTGATTTTGTGATGTCACCTGAGGTCTTTTTGAGACTTCAGAAACTCTCTGTTTTGTGGATACAACAGACACAACAGCCATTTATTGATGAACTTGATTTGCGAGGACTTTATATGCTGCAAGAGCTTAAATTGAGAGGATTCCCCTTTTCATCTCTGAACAAATCCATATTTGACAACCTTCATCAACTGAAACATCTTATTCTGGATCACAAGGACATTGAAACTTTATCATCAGTAACTCAGTATCTTCCTAAACTAGAAAATCTGCAAGGATTATCTCTATTTAGTGAGAGTCTGATTGCACTCCGAGAAACAGACTGTCTCATGAACGAAAATCACATCGGTAATACCAGTTTCATGCACTTTAATATTTCCTATTTGAACATAGATGGAAAACAAATTTCCACACTAGAAAACAACTCATTATGTAACTTTCCAAAGCTATCCTTTTTTAAACCTGATATATCTTATTCACTTGTAACAGCTTTGAAAAATTCTGGGATTCAAGTAGTTGACTCTTTTTCATTTTCTAATTCTGCATTTCCTGATTTTAACATCTGTATGTATGCATCACTTTTTAAGATCCGAGAACTCCAGCTGGCACAGAACCGCATTAAGTTTATCAATACATCCAAAGGGTCCTGCAACCTTCTGCGCATTCTGGATTTATCATACAATTCGGTCAAAAATGTGACTGCATCTCAAATGAAGAAATTTAAAAAACTGAAAGAGCTCAACTTGTCAAACAATATAATTATCGCAATTGAAATATGCTCTGAGAATGTTTCCATGGAGCTTGTTCACCTTAACTTGTCATTTAACTATTTAGCTTCTCTGACGAAAGATGAATTTCAATGCCTAAAAAAACTGAAGTCACTTTCACTGAATGACAATAAGATTCAGACAATCGGTAAATATTCATTTCGTGGTTTGAAGACTCTGGAAGTTCTGCATCTAAAGAGTAATCATTTCTATAGTTTGACTGAATTTGCATTTTCAGGTCTTTTTTCTTTAAAGCAACTGACCTTGAATGAAAATTTTGTAGAAACCATTAGTGATTGGGCATTTAAGGATCTAAGAAACCTTGAAGAGATTGCTATTGATTTTAAAGACATGGTAAGCATGTCATGGTCACAGAATATGGAGTCACTGAAAAAGATGTCCCTGAAAACACTTGACACGATGCTGACAATTGAATCTGAATACTTCAACATTTTTAATGACTTTGAAAGTTTGAGCATTGACTCGCATCATGTGTTCATTGATAAGTGTGATGAGTTTCCATTTTACAAAGTAAAAGAACTGTACTTAACAAATATCTACTCTCTTCTCTGCTATGATGCAAAATTTGAGATCGCACTGGGAAAATTTACAAATTTAGACAAGATATATTTGATAGCGAACGTACGTTCAAAATCCAACACAGACATCTTTAATTCTAATTTACAAAACTTAACAAAACTTTCTTTTTTTCACTTTGAAAATACAAATGAACTGTATGATTTCCCAGCATTAAATGTGCAGAAACTATTTTTGGGGTTGAAAAACCTACAAATTTTGCATTTAGTAAATTCCGGAATAGAGGACTACAGATCAAATGTGTTGTTCCGAGATTTAAAATCAGTCCGACTTTTGATGATGGAAAATGAAAGAATTTACGGATTTCCAGACAATGTGTTGGCCGATATGATAAGTCTAAAATATGTTTTTCTTCCAGACACAAGTTTTTTTTGTAAATGTGAGTTTGCATGGTTGGGTCAGTGGGTGAAATCTGAAACACAAGTTTTATTCCTTGACTTTTATGATCAACATTGTTTTGTTAATACTCAAATACAGTACCCGTATTTAATCTCCTTTTTAGAACAGAACTGCAATACTGAGCTAGGTTTCATCGCATTCTTAGTTACACTCGTCAGTACTTTGATATTTATATGTATTTCTGTCTTCTATGAAAGTATCTGGTGGTATATTCTGTACATGTTTTATACAATCAAATGTTGGCTCAGTAATAGACACCGAAAAAGAGGCCACTATGAATATGACGTATTTGTGTCATATAATGGCCACAATGAACAGTGGGTAACAGAGCAGCTTCTCCATAACTTGGAACAAATCGGTCCTCCTTTCTTTAAAGTGTGTATCCATAACCGAGACTTTGAGATTGGCAGAGACATTGTGGAGAACATTGTGGACAGTATCTATAACAGTAGGTGGACAATCTGTGTTATCACACGTAGTTACCTTCAGAGTAACTGGTGCTCCTTGGAGATAAGAATGGCAACTTACAGGCTTGTAGCAGAGAGTAAGGATTCCCTCATCCTGGTGATCCTGGATGACATCCCTAGAGAAGAACTTCAGTATTACCAAAAGCTCACTAAGATTCTAGACAAGAAAACCTACCTAAAGTGGCCAGAAGATGCAGATGGACAACAGCTGTTCTGGGCCAGACTGCGAAAAGTTATTGCTGGTCATACCAAGGATTGCCAGAAGCCATAg